Below is a genomic region from Flammeovirgaceae bacterium SG7u.111.
TAACCTAGAAGTTTACTCGCCCAGATCTACCGAAACTATATAAAAAGCACTGGTGACTGGATCTAGCGTATACATTGCATCATTTATGTTGATTTCATTATACCGAGTAAAGTTGCAGCAGTCTTCGCTTACCCTTTCCGCATCAACCGTCAAGTTGAATAAATATGTGTCTCCAACTGATACTGAAGTGGTTGAAATTCCTGATTCCCAACCTACTGATGTGATTTCTAATTGATTGAGTCCGTTTTCTTCAATAAAATTGTATGTAACATTTTCGCTTTTTCCATCAAGCGTAGCTGTTATTACAAGTTGGTTGGGATCGAAAGTGCCATTTGTGAATAAGTTTTCCCCTGTATTTATATCTACAATTTCAAAAGTAAAAAAGCTAGGAGGAGTAAAACATGCCCCACAATCGCTATCTGTTTTACATCCTTGAAAGGATGCTAAAAGCAAGCTACAAATTATGCATAGATAAATTTCCCTCATAAGTTTAGATAGTTTTGTGTGTACTATAATATAAGACAGTCAATGAATTGGAATGGTTGGTGCTAAAGCATAATTCATTCTTTTTTTCTATTAAGTACCTACCCAAAAGGAACCTACTATCCCTAGGGCTGGTTTGTGTGCCACAAACCACGGGCTTTCATTATACGATTACATTTATCCACTTACTTAAAAAAATTGCAACGTCATAAATAACAACTCCCATTTTACTTATGCATTTGCATAAGTAAAATGGGAGTTGTTATTATATCCTCTAGCGTCCAGCTTTTAACGCCTAGGTTTACTTTCTTTCAAAAACAACTTTACCACCTACTATGGTGTAATCAATTTTGGTAGCAAGTAGCGAATCGTCAGGTACGGTCATGATGTCTTGGTCAAATACGGTGAAGTCCGCCAATTTTCCTACCTCAATCGAGCCTTTGATGTCTTCTTCAAAAGCACCATAAGCGGCATCGAGCGTGTAGGATTTCAGGGCTTGCTCACGACTCATTTTCTGGTCGGCTTCGTAGCCTCCATCTGGCTCGCCTTTAAGCGTTCTTCTGGTCACTGAAGCATAAAAGCAAGCAATCGGGTCGATTGGCTCAACGGGTGCATCTGTTCCATTGATCACCTTTGCTCCGCTGTCCAACAGTTTTTGCCACACATATGCCCCGTCTTGAATCCTAGCCAAGCCCAAACGGTAAATAGCCCATGGCCTGTCGGAGCTCATGTGGATGGCTTGCATGGCAGCAATTACGCCCAATTTTCCGAATCTTGGAATGTCTTCTCCATTGATATGCTGGGCATGTTCTATCCTAAACCGGTGGTCGGTAGCTTTATCAGGATTATCTAAGAAAGCAGCTTCGTATTCATCCAATACTTCTCGGTTTGCCCTATCGCCTATGGCATGCGAGCAAACTTGAAAACCGTGTTCTAGCCCATCTCTAGTGACCATGCGCACGAAAGGAATCGGCGTAGTTTCATGGCCAGTGTGGCCAGGGCGGTCTTCGTAATCTTTTAAGAGCCAAGCGCCCCTAGAACCTAAGGCGCCGTCTACATACAATTTAATGGAGCGAACAGTTAAGAAGTTGTTGCCCAAGCCTATTTGCGGCCCTTTGGCGTACCATTCGTTCAGTAGGGAAGTATCACCGCTGCTGAGCATCACGTATAGCCTTACTTTTAGCGAATCTTTTTCCAAAAACTCGTACATAGTTTCCAGTCCTTCTTTGCCTTCTCCAGCATCGTGAAAACTGGTGATCCCGTGGGAAAGGCATTCGTCAAAAGCTAATTTCATTGCTTTAGCCCTCATCTCTGGCGTATTGTCGGGGATGTGCTTGGTGATGAGCCCCATCGCTCGTTCATTGAACACGCCCGTTGCATTGCCCAGTTCGTCTCTGATAAATTCACCACCTTCCACTTCATGGCTATCCATTCCTTCAGGAGAAATGGTTGAAACACCAGCCATTTCCATCGCTTTGGCATTGGCAAAGCCTGCATGGCCGCTTGCATGCCGCAAATACACGGGGTTGTTAGGAGAAACTGCGCTCAGTTCATCGTGGGTTTGGAAGCCGTTGACCATTTTTTCGGGTAAGCTGTCCCACTTACTTTGGTGCCATCCTCTGCCTTGAATCCATTCTCCGGGCTTGGCTTTTTTTGCAGCTTCGGCTACCATAGAGACTATTTCCTCGTAACTTTTGGTGTTGCTCAGGTCGAGGTTGAGCTTTTTGTAGCCCACGCCCAAAAAGTGCGCATGCGATTCGATTAGCCCAGGAGTCAAGGTTTTGCCCTTTAGGTCGAGCCTTTCGGTCTTGTCGTCGACCATTTTTTCCGCATCAGCCAAGTTTCCGGCAAAAACGATTTTGTCACCTTGGATCACAACTGCTTCAACAGAAGGGTTGCTTTCCGAAACGGTGTAAATAGTTCCTCCATAAATGAGCAAGTCTGCCGTCTGAGGGGTTTCGCAAGTCCAAAGGCTTACGCAAAAAAATAGCAAAAACAGCAAGCTGGGCTTTCCACTTGCTTTGTTCTTAATAGTAAAATGGTTCATAATTGTGGTTGTTTTAATTTTTTCACCTATTTCCTTATACCGATAAATATAAGGATACATATAAGTTATATAACTTATTAGAGGTTTTTTCTTTAAGGTTGAGACTGGATTTGCCCCCTTTTCAAAACTTCTGATTTTATATTCGCAACATTTCCCCTTAGCTTTCCTTCCTTCTCATGAAATGGATTAATTTTGAGCAAAATGAATGATTACGTCTTGCGAGAAATGTTTTCTTTGAATTTTTTCGCGGTGAAGGGTTTTAAATAGTAGCTAGCATTGACCTGTGAGAATAGTGGTGTGGAAATCTATAGTAGGTACTGTTTATCAACCCTCAAACTATCTTTTTCTAATATAAAAGAAGTAGCATTTATGCTTAAAAATCTGATAATTAAAAACTACGCACTTATACGAGAATTAGAGATTTCTCCTTCCAAAAATTTGAATATAATTACTGGAGAAACAGGTGCAGGTAAGTCGATCATGTTGGGGGCTATCGGGCTGCTGTTGGGCAACCGTGCAGATTCCAAAATGCTTTTTGATGAGGAAAAAAAGTGTGTGATAGAAGGAGCTTTTAAAGTGAAGGGGTACAAACTAAAAGGCGTTTTCAAGCAATTGGATCTCGATTATGAAGAGCTTTCGGTTATCCGAAGGGAAATTTCCCCTAGCGGAAAATCAAGGGCCTTCATCAACGATACGCCTGTAAACCTCGAAACGCTTAGGGCGATTTCGGGAAGGCTGTTGGATGTACATTCCCAGCACGACAACCTACTAATAGGCTCGGAAGATTACCAGCTCCAGATCATAGACGTGTACGCTGAAACTGCCACGCTTTTGGCGGATTATCAGGAAAGTTACCGAACTTTAAAAGCTGCTGAAAAAGCTTACCAACAGTTGATGTCGGAGAACGAGGAAATCAAAAAAGAATTTGATTATAACAGCCATTTGCTCAATGAACTTACGGAAGCAGGGCTAGACGATTTGGATATTCCAGCAATGGAATCGGAGTTGGAGTTATTGGAAAATGCGGAAAGCATAAAGTCCAACCTCAACGGGGTGTTGGAGTTTTTGAGCAATGCGGAGTTTTCAGTAGAAGCTGGCTTGAAATCTGCGATGGCTGCGCTTTCGCAGATAAGTGGATTTGGAAAGCAGTTTGAAGAATTGCAGGAGCGTGCGCAAAGTGTTCAGATCGAACTGCAAGATATTACCCTGGAGCTGGAGAAAGAAGAGTCAAAACTGTTTCCAGACCAAGAGCGGATGATGCAACTGAAAGAACAAGTAGATCAGGTGTATTCTTTGCAACACAAGCATCATGTACACGATATTGATGAGCTGATCGCACTTCGCGATTCTATCCAAGAAAAAGTGGATAAGGTCTTGAACTTCGATGATAAATTGGCGGAGTATAAAGCGGAAAAAGAACAGGCGTATGTTGTAGCATTGGAAAAAGCAGAATTGCTTTCGCAAAAGAGGTTGGAGTTTTTCAACCCGTTGGTAAACGAGCTGAATCTGTTGCTTCAACATTTGGGTATGCCCAATGGAAAAACGGCAATCGATCACCGAGTAGGGGAGTTGACCAAAACGGGGAAAGATGAGGTGAATATCCTGTTTAGTGCCAATAAGGGCGTGAACCCTGAGCCGATCAAAGTTGTGGCATCTGGCGGTGAATTTTCTCGCTTGATGCTGGCAATAAAGTATATCCTAGCCAGAAAAACCTTGCTGCCTACCGTTATTTTCGATGAAATAGACACAGGTATTTCGGGTGAAATTGCCATAAAAGTAGGGAACATGATGAAGGAAATGGCGGGTAGGCACCAGATTATTGCCATTAGCCACCTTCCGCAAATAGCTGCTAAGGGAGACCATCATTACTTCGTGTTCAAAGACAACAGCGCAGCTCGTACCGTAAGTAGGATCAAGCTCCTAGCCCAAGAAGAGCGCCTCAACGAAATAGCCCAAATGATAGGAGGAGCCAACCCAAGCGAAACTGCCTACAAAAATGCACAGGAGTTGATGGGATGATTTTCTGAGAAGCTGGGGGTTAGACGATAGAAGTTAGAAAAGAAAAAGATGCCATTCCGATCGCAATCGGAATGGCATCTTTTTTACATCAAGAAATAATCACATTCCAACTATTTCTAAAAATATTTTTTCAGTTGAATTTATTGCCCATTTTTCAGTAAACCACACTTATTATATATAGGCAATTTTAGATGTGTGTAATTTATTTTGTTATATGTAAAAATATTGTGTATTACCCAATATAAACGGCAACTTTTCCAATATATCTCCCGTAAATATGAAGGTAGCCTACAAAGAATTAAATTTTCTAATGCAGTTTGCATTTTTGACCTTCTAACTATCTACTTAAATGAATACATCAGCTAATAGTGCTAAATATCGGTACTTCCTCTTACAAGGTTCTGGGCTACAGCTTATCTGTAAAGCAGCTTTGCTATCTTAAGATTTTCCACCCTGAAATACACTTCGGCTTCCTTGTAATATCACAACGGTTTTTCAACCTATTTCACAATAAAGGCTGGGTTTTAATTGCCTTCTTTTGAGCTACCTTAGTCACTGGGGGTACGGCAAAGCCATTGGTCTATTTTGGAAACTAAAAACCTCTTTGTACCAAATGAGGAGGGTAGGTTGAGTTCTTTTAATCTCTCAATTTAACAAACAGTACTATGTGACCATTTTAGAATGCCTCGCAGAATTTTGACATTTTTTTCACATAATTATATCTAAAAAATCATGATAACTTTATTTGGTGTTTTAGCCTTATTGGCTGGATTTGCTATTCTTATAATTGCCTTTTTGGACAAAAGTGAAAGTGCTGGTCCATGGATGAAAAACTTTTCCTTGGCACAAGGAGCAATTGCCGTATTGATTGGAGGGGTGCTTTTGTCAGTGAACTCCATGTTCTTTTTCGCAGATAGAGGTTTTAACTATCTTTTGGTTTCGCCTACAGGTAAAATGAGTGCCGTTATGGAGCAGGGTATTAAGTTTCAAGTCCCTGGCACTAAGATTGATAAATGGCAAAAGTTCATAGACGTGAAGGTAACGGGCGAGGGTATTGAGGTAGATGCCGAAGAGGTAGAAGGGCTGATGAAGCCTGTCCCCTTGAGGTTTATCGATCAGGTAACAGCCAACGGATTTGTTTCCACTCGTTTTGAGCTTCCCCGCGATGAGGAGAGTTTTATTAGCCTTGCGGTGAAATTTAGAACCATGAGTAACTTAGTGAACAACACGATAGTGCCAACGGTGAAAGAGCAATTGGTGAATACTGCCTACATGTTTGCCGCTCAGGATTATATCTCTGGTGAAGCGCAAAGCTTTAGGCAAGCATTTGAAGAGCAACTGAAAGGCGGAGCGTATGCTGTGGAGAAAATTGTGTCGAGAGATACGGTTTATGGAGACATCCAAGAGGAGGAAGTAAGTAGGGTCATAAAAGAAGTGCAGACTTCTTATGAGGTGAAGAAGGTGTTGGAAAACGGAATTCCTAAAAGGATTAAGCACGAGTTGAGCGAGAACAAAATTATTGTTTCGCAGGTCATAGTCGATAACATAGAACTGGAAGCGACCTTTAAGCAACGCTTGGAAGCCCAAAGGGACGAATCGGCGAAGAGACAACTGGAGCAGCAGAAGGTGGAAACTGCCAAAGATGCACAGTTGAGAATTATTGCCGAGGGTGAGCGTGACAAAGCTGCTGAGCGTGTTGCCCAAGAGAAGGAGCAGGTGAAAGCCCTGATTGCCATAGAAACGAAATTGAAGCAAGAAGAAACGAATAAGAAACTTGCGGCAATTGAGTTGGAAACGGAGCGGTTGAACGCTCAGACGAAAAAGGTGCAAGCCGATGCTGAAGCTTATGAAATCTCTAGAAAAGTAAGTGCGGGTATCACCCCAGAGGTGAAGCTGCAAATGGAGCTTGACAGGGACGTGCAAGTAGCGGAGCAAATCTCCAAAATCCAATTCCCTCAGACTATGATTATTGGTGGAGATCAGAAGGGAGGAACACCTCTCGAAAGCTTGATAGGTGCGGCTATGGCCAAGCAGTTGCAAACGGTAAAACAGTAATATTCTTTAATGCCTGTTTTATAACCCAAAGCCACAAGGATGAGAATTCTTGTGGCTTTTTTGTATGGTTTTATGGCGAATGGAACCCGAAAGAATGCTTACTCCACAGGCGTGCCGTAAAGATCAAACTGCGAAGCCTCGTCAATTTTGATATTGGTGAAGTCACCTAAGCGTACGTAATGCTTTTGTGCACTTACCATCACCTCGTTATCCACCTCAGGCGAGTCAAATTCTGTCCTGCCAATGAAGTAGTTGTTTTCTTTCCTATCGAACAAAACCTTGAAGGTTTTTCCCACTTTCATTTCATTGTGCATGAGGGAAATATCCTCTTGGTGTTGCATCAGTTCCGTCGCTCTTTGTTCTTTCACTTCCTCAGGCACATCATCTTTCATAGAGAAAGAATGCGTATTTTCCTCGTGAGAGTATGTAAACACACCTAAGCGTTCAAAGCACATGCGTTGGATAAAATCAATGTTTTCCTCGTGCTCTTTTTGAGTTTCCCCAGGGTGACCCGCTATTAGTGTAGTACGGATAGCTACATTTGGGACTTTGTTCCTAATCTTCTTAATCAAGGTCTCCGTTCCTTCCCTTGTAATGCCCCTGCGCATCAGTTTGAGCATGTTAGAAGAGCCGTGTTGCAAAGGCATATCGAGGTAGTTGCAAATATTGCTGCGCTCAGCCATTACGTCCAGCACATCTTCGGGAAAGCCAGCGGGGAAAGCATAGTGCAACCTGATCCAGTCGATTCCTTCCACATCGGAAAGGTTTCTGAGTAGATCAGCCAAGTTTCTTTTCTTGTACAAATCCAAGCCGTAGAACGTAGAATCTTGGGCAATGAGCAAAAGTTCTTTTGTACCGTTCTTCGCCAAGTTCTTTGCTTCTTTCACCAGCTCCTCAATGGGGCGAGACTGGTGGCCGCCACGCATAAGCGGGATGGCGCAAAACGAACAAGGTCGGTCGCAACCTTCCGATATCTTTAGGTAAGAATAATGATTTTTGGTAGTAGTCAATCGCTCGCCAATCAGCTCTTGCTTGTAGTCCGCTTTGAAGCGCTTGAGCAAAGCGGGCAGCTCGTTGGTGCCAAACCACGCATCTACGCCCTCAATCTCCGACTGGAGCTCGTCGCGGTAGCGCTGGGATAGGCAACCCGTTACATACACCTTTTCCACCAAGCCCTCGTCCTTGGCATCCACATACCGCAAAATAGTGTCAATTGACTCCTGCTTGGCATTGTCGATGAACCCACACGTATTGATTACGATGATGTTCGAATCGTCCTTTTTAGACTCGTGGGAAGCCTCAATTTGGTTGCCCTTTAGCTGCGTAAGCAAGACCTCAGAGTCCACCAAGTTTTTGGAACAGCCCATCGTCACTATATTGACCTTATCTCTTTTGAGTTTTTTCGTCTTCAATGTTCGTAGTATTAGAATGAAAATTTCGAACCGCAAAGGTACGGTTATACTACAAGAAAAGGAATGGAGTGGGGGAGAATGTGGGTTTGCTTGTTATCTTTGGTGGAAGAACAGGGGTGGTTAAAGCCGACGGAAATTATGAAACCAACTTACATATCATTCTTACTATTTTTAACAAGTGCTCAATTTGTACTTGCCCAAAGTGCCGTTCTTACTGTTGAATTAGGGATAGAAAAAGCCGATTCTTCATTGGTCCAACTTGTATTTGTACATCCAACTCATTCTTCATCCGAAGACAATCCCCCTTTTTTTGAAAGAGTAAATTCAACAACCTTTAAGAAGCAATTGAAGGTTGATGAAGATTATAAGTTGACAATTGTTTGTATTAACTATGAGAAGGTTGATACTATGATAACTATTGAAAGCGAGGACAAGAATTTGCTGTTTCAGCTTTCAAAAAAGCCGAATCCGTTCAATTTTGAGCGTGACTTGGTAATGGGAAAATTGGAAGTGACTGTACATGTTGGTGGTTCTCAAGCTATAGTAATGGATAAAAGGATATGCAAGAAGTTTTTGAAGAAATATAAGGTGAGTTTAGCTTATGGAGGAGGAGGGTGCATTTACGATAATACAAACTATGGAAGTGTGTACAACAATCAAGTAATTAGTTATTTGGATGAAAAATATAGAGATAAATGGCGTGTGTTCTTAACTAAAATTGGGGTTGATCAATATGAAGGTTATTCATACTGATAGCGGATTTGAAATAATCAGCCTGTGACACACAGAGTGAAGCAGATAACTCCAAAATAGACGATTTACACTATTACCTGTGAGCCATAGGCATTGCTCGTAGGCTTGGCTTTGTCCTCTCTGTCACTCTTCCATAGACTTTCTCAGCGCCTGTGCAATACTGCTTTTTTGTCCAGTGGTGATTTCTTTTTCCAAATTAGCTGCGAGTATTTGCCTAATCTCACTTGCCATTTCGCCAAGTGCTTCCTCATGGATGGAGTACTGGCTGCTGGGACCGTATGAGTTATCGCTCATCAATAGGAATCCATAAGTCGAGAGAAGTTTCATGGTCTGGTCGGCATCGAGGCTTTGTGCTAAGTTATGTAGCGAAATATTGATCTTTTTCTTTTTTGTGCCTTGTTGTACATAACTTTGAAGTACTCTGTGTAAGCTTCTTGTTCAAGGAATTTTTCAATGAATACTGCTTGTTGTTTGCTATCAGACAGTTGAAGCCCAACCACGGCGCAGTAGTACTGTGGTGCTACTTCTTGTTTGGTATTTAATACATTGACTAAGCTGATCACTTCTTCGGCACTTCTGGTCTTGAGTGAGTCTAGCCTGTATGCTCTTGTTTGGGGGGTAGGGTATTGGATGAAACCAATTTCCTCTAAAAATGAAATGCCCTCTTCTGAATTGAGAAAAAGTTGTGAGTCAGTGCTTTGGGTGCATCCAATTAAGAGCAGGAAAATAAATGTTTTGATGTTGTTCATAGTGCGGACGGTATAGGTTCTTAAACCTGATACCGATTGCTTTCCAACTGATATCAGGTTGCCAATTTAATAATAGATACGCTAATGCCCGCTATAAACAAACAAAGGCTTCGTGCAATATGTGAGTGGTATAGGAGTACCCGTTTCTAGCCCTTGCCTATACCTTCCGTTTCAGCACGATTTTCCACAACATAAACTTCCCGTTCGGTTATGGAACGCAGCAATGGAATGAGCGTTTTCCATTAAATTTATACCTAATTGTCCCTTTTTGTGAAAAAATCAAACTATCCTTTTTGACCGTTATTGCCTCGTATACAAACCGTACTTAGTTTTGTAACTATAAAAATTATAGTATGATTTTGATTTAGTTAATCTGAATTAATTTATACATGCAAAAAGCATTTTTCATGTAATTAAAGGACTTTTTAAGAACATATAACAAATTCGAAATGAAAGCAATAGGATTTAAGAAATCGTTACCTATCACAGAAAAAGACAGTTTTATTGAGTTTGAAACTGAGAAGCCGTCGCCAACTGGCTTCGACCTTTTGGTGAAAATATCGGCTATTTCGGTGAACCCTGTGGATTTTAAGATCAGGCAAAATGCGGCAAAAGACACGGTACTCGATACGCCCAAGGTTATAGGGTGGGATGCGGTAGGTACTGTGGAGGCAGTAGGTGATAAGGCTTCACGGTTCAAAGTAGGAGATGAGGTGTTTTATGCCGGCGACCTCACCCGAAGCGGGAGCAATGCGGAGTTCCAATTGGTGGACGAACGCATAGTAGGTGCCAAACCCAAAAAATTAAGTATTGCAGAAGCTGCCGCTATTCCTTTAACGGGTTTAACCGCTTGGGAGTCGCTTTTTGACCGTATCAAAATCAACCCTGAAAAAGATAAAGGAAAAACGGTGTTGATCTTGGCTGGTGCCGGTGGTGTAGGCTCTATCGCCATACAAATTGCCAAAAAAGTAGCAGGGCTTACCGTAATTGCTACGGCATCCAGGCCAGATTCTGTACAGTGGTGCAAAGATTTGGGTGCTGATTTTGTAGTGAACCACTACCACCTAAAAGAGGAGCTAGGGAAAATTGGTCATAGTCAAGTAGATTATATCCTAGATTTTGTAGACCTTGGAGGGTATTGGGATACTGCTGCTGAAATCATAAAACCTCAAGGTCATATAGTTTCTATTACAGGTAGTAGCAAGCCATTGAACCTAGATATCCTCAAGGTCAAAAGTGTTTCTTTCTCTTGGGAGTTGATGTACACTCGCTCTATGTTTACCACGGACGATATAGAAAGGCAACACGAAATATTGAATGAAATAGCTAGCTTGTTGGATAACGGAACGCTAAAAACCACGCTGACAACAACCTTGGAAGGCTTCACGGTGGAAAACTTAAAAAAAGCGCATGAAATGCAGGAGTCTGGAAAGACAATAGGTAAAACAGTGATTCTATTTTAAGGTATAAACCTTTATTTTTACCCTAAATAATCACTATTAAAAAGTCAGAAAAATGGCAGAACAGAAATTAACGATTGTGGCGAGGATATTGGCAAAGGCTGAAAAAAGGGCCTTGGTGAAAAGCGAATTGCTAAAGCTAATTGAGGTTACTAGGGCAGAAGAAGGGTGTATCAATTATGATTTACACCAAGACAACGAGAACGAAAACCTATTCCTGTTTTTTGAGAATTGGGAAAGTAAGGAACTGTGGCAAAAGCATATGGAAAACACTCACTTGGCTGAATATGTGAAAGCAACTGATGGTGCTGTAGAAGAGTTTGTGTTAAACGAAATGACGCATATAGGTTAGGGTAAAGTATTTGGCGTAAACCAAGTTGAAAATAGATGTAGAAAGCACAGACTATAGAAAGTCTGTGCTTTTTTTGTTAAAAAGGATAACCAATGCCTATGTTATAAATCACATCACCTTGGGTGGAGAAGATGTTTTTGAAACTAAATTCATCGCCAACCCAGCGTTCGCCCAAGGATTCTGACGGATCCATAAGTTTTACACCAGCATCGAGCCTTACTAGCAGGAAGTCAAAATTCAGTCGGATGCCCAATCCTCCCCCGAGGGCAATTTCCCTCCAAAAGCTTTTGCTAAAGCCTGAGCCAGGGCGGGCAGGATCATCCTTCAAGGTCCAAATGTTGGTGGCATCTAGGAAAAGCGCTCCCTCAAAAAAGCTAAATAAGTCTCTTCTAAGCTCTAGGTTGGCTTCTAAGATAATCTCACCCGGCTGCTCAAAGCGAAAGCGTTGGTTGCCGTTGTCAAGTGTGTCGGTAGAGGAAAAGGAACCAGGTCCAAGCCTTCGGGCAGGCCAAGCGCGGTTGCTGTTACTTCCTCCAGTAAAGAAATACTTTTCATAAGGCATACCCGGCGTGGTGCCATACGGTCGGGCTACTCCCACATGGAAGCGAGTTGCCAATTGGCCACTTTTGCCAACAGGTACACCAAAACGGTTGTCAAAATCACCTTTTATGTAGCGGAAATAGCGTAAGTCGAGGATAGAACCTTGTTCATCTATCAGCCCCGTTTGGTTGTAAAGCCCGAAAAACGTTCCACCAGATTCTACGTACACCTTGTAGAACTTAGATTTCCGCTGCTGGAAACCAAAAATGTTATCGGTGTAGAGGTAATAAGCATTCAGGTTAGATACCAAAGAGCTGTCAAAACTGTTTTTGAGCGTCGAGCCTTGTTGTTCCAGCTCATCCAACCTTTCCCTAAACTCATCTGAAATCTCCTTCGTATTTACTACCCCAAGGTCGAAGGGACTGAAATTAAAAAGCCCATTTCTATTGGTACGCCACTGATAGCTCACCGCACTTTTCAGGTTCACACGTGTGTACTCGGGCCTATCTATGTACGCCCAGCCTCCCGAAAGCTTGGTGATAGGGATTTTTCTAAACAGTTTTCGTTTGGTATGGCTGCGCATAGGAAAAATAATCCGAGGAAAAGAGAGCGATAGGTTTGCCCCGTATTCTTGACTATCGAGGCTTTGTCCTTCTTGCGTACCTCGCTGTACATCCACGGCTGCCCGCACGCTCAGCTCTAATATTTCACAACCTTTAAACACATTTCTGTCAATAAGTGAAAGGCTTACAAAAGGACCTGGCAACGATTGGAATACATTGAGTCCTCCTTCCAAAGAATATTGGTATTTGGGGTAAGGACTGGTGAAAATACTTGCTTTTATGTGTCCACCCGTAGTATCAAAATTAATGTTCACAAACTTGAAGATATCGAGACGGGCCAACGATACTTGCGTGTTTTCCACATTGGTAAGGCTGTAGGGTTCTCCCGGGCGGATAAAAATCTTTCTATCCAACACCTTTTTCGAATAGCTGCTTTCCCCTTCTATATACTCGATATCTTTGTAGTAAGAAATATTTTCCCCTCGGCTTGTATTTACATCAACGTCCGTTTCAAACACTACTTCATCAATCATAAATTTTTTATGCCCACCCTTGTTTGCATCGTTTTTTATGGTAACGTCTATGTCCACAAAGTTTTGCGACAAGGTATCGTTTACCTCAAAAAAGACATACGATTGCCTAAATTCATAATAGCCATTGTCCTGTAGCACTCGTGTGATTCTTATCCGCTCTTTTTCAATATTTTTCTCATTGTAAATATCTCCTTCCTCTAGGGCAGCTTTTTTGAAATTATTGCCAAGAACCTCCAAAATAGCCGTGTCGGGTATATGGTAAAAAA
It encodes:
- a CDS encoding amidohydrolase, which translates into the protein MNHFTIKNKASGKPSLLFLLFFCVSLWTCETPQTADLLIYGGTIYTVSESNPSVEAVVIQGDKIVFAGNLADAEKMVDDKTERLDLKGKTLTPGLIESHAHFLGVGYKKLNLDLSNTKSYEEIVSMVAEAAKKAKPGEWIQGRGWHQSKWDSLPEKMVNGFQTHDELSAVSPNNPVYLRHASGHAGFANAKAMEMAGVSTISPEGMDSHEVEGGEFIRDELGNATGVFNERAMGLITKHIPDNTPEMRAKAMKLAFDECLSHGITSFHDAGEGKEGLETMYEFLEKDSLKVRLYVMLSSGDTSLLNEWYAKGPQIGLGNNFLTVRSIKLYVDGALGSRGAWLLKDYEDRPGHTGHETTPIPFVRMVTRDGLEHGFQVCSHAIGDRANREVLDEYEAAFLDNPDKATDHRFRIEHAQHINGEDIPRFGKLGVIAAMQAIHMSSDRPWAIYRLGLARIQDGAYVWQKLLDSGAKVINGTDAPVEPIDPIACFYASVTRRTLKGEPDGGYEADQKMSREQALKSYTLDAAYGAFEEDIKGSIEVGKLADFTVFDQDIMTVPDDSLLATKIDYTIVGGKVVFERK
- a CDS encoding zinc-binding alcohol dehydrogenase family protein, whose translation is MKAIGFKKSLPITEKDSFIEFETEKPSPTGFDLLVKISAISVNPVDFKIRQNAAKDTVLDTPKVIGWDAVGTVEAVGDKASRFKVGDEVFYAGDLTRSGSNAEFQLVDERIVGAKPKKLSIAEAAAIPLTGLTAWESLFDRIKINPEKDKGKTVLILAGAGGVGSIAIQIAKKVAGLTVIATASRPDSVQWCKDLGADFVVNHYHLKEELGKIGHSQVDYILDFVDLGGYWDTAAEIIKPQGHIVSITGSSKPLNLDILKVKSVSFSWELMYTRSMFTTDDIERQHEILNEIASLLDNGTLKTTLTTTLEGFTVENLKKAHEMQESGKTIGKTVILF
- the recN gene encoding DNA repair protein RecN encodes the protein MLKNLIIKNYALIRELEISPSKNLNIITGETGAGKSIMLGAIGLLLGNRADSKMLFDEEKKCVIEGAFKVKGYKLKGVFKQLDLDYEELSVIRREISPSGKSRAFINDTPVNLETLRAISGRLLDVHSQHDNLLIGSEDYQLQIIDVYAETATLLADYQESYRTLKAAEKAYQQLMSENEEIKKEFDYNSHLLNELTEAGLDDLDIPAMESELELLENAESIKSNLNGVLEFLSNAEFSVEAGLKSAMAALSQISGFGKQFEELQERAQSVQIELQDITLELEKEESKLFPDQERMMQLKEQVDQVYSLQHKHHVHDIDELIALRDSIQEKVDKVLNFDDKLAEYKAEKEQAYVVALEKAELLSQKRLEFFNPLVNELNLLLQHLGMPNGKTAIDHRVGELTKTGKDEVNILFSANKGVNPEPIKVVASGGEFSRLMLAIKYILARKTLLPTVIFDEIDTGISGEIAIKVGNMMKEMAGRHQIIAISHLPQIAAKGDHHYFVFKDNSAARTVSRIKLLAQEERLNEIAQMIGGANPSETAYKNAQELMG
- a CDS encoding SPFH domain-containing protein is translated as MITLFGVLALLAGFAILIIAFLDKSESAGPWMKNFSLAQGAIAVLIGGVLLSVNSMFFFADRGFNYLLVSPTGKMSAVMEQGIKFQVPGTKIDKWQKFIDVKVTGEGIEVDAEEVEGLMKPVPLRFIDQVTANGFVSTRFELPRDEESFISLAVKFRTMSNLVNNTIVPTVKEQLVNTAYMFAAQDYISGEAQSFRQAFEEQLKGGAYAVEKIVSRDTVYGDIQEEEVSRVIKEVQTSYEVKKVLENGIPKRIKHELSENKIIVSQVIVDNIELEATFKQRLEAQRDESAKRQLEQQKVETAKDAQLRIIAEGERDKAAERVAQEKEQVKALIAIETKLKQEETNKKLAAIELETERLNAQTKKVQADAEAYEISRKVSAGITPEVKLQMELDRDVQVAEQISKIQFPQTMIIGGDQKGGTPLESLIGAAMAKQLQTVKQ
- the rimO gene encoding 30S ribosomal protein S12 methylthiotransferase RimO produces the protein MKTKKLKRDKVNIVTMGCSKNLVDSEVLLTQLKGNQIEASHESKKDDSNIIVINTCGFIDNAKQESIDTILRYVDAKDEGLVEKVYVTGCLSQRYRDELQSEIEGVDAWFGTNELPALLKRFKADYKQELIGERLTTTKNHYSYLKISEGCDRPCSFCAIPLMRGGHQSRPIEELVKEAKNLAKNGTKELLLIAQDSTFYGLDLYKKRNLADLLRNLSDVEGIDWIRLHYAFPAGFPEDVLDVMAERSNICNYLDMPLQHGSSNMLKLMRRGITREGTETLIKKIRNKVPNVAIRTTLIAGHPGETQKEHEENIDFIQRMCFERLGVFTYSHEENTHSFSMKDDVPEEVKEQRATELMQHQEDISLMHNEMKVGKTFKVLFDRKENNYFIGRTEFDSPEVDNEVMVSAQKHYVRLGDFTNIKIDEASQFDLYGTPVE
- a CDS encoding putative quinol monooxygenase; the protein is MAEQKLTIVARILAKAEKRALVKSELLKLIEVTRAEEGCINYDLHQDNENENLFLFFENWESKELWQKHMENTHLAEYVKATDGAVEEFVLNEMTHIG